The DNA region AACGAAAAGGAGCCCCTATCAACGTAGTCACCTAGGAACAGGTAGGGCGTGGTCTCTGGGTTACCACCAACTTcgaaaagcttcaagagatcgAAGTATTGGCCGTGTATGTCGCCGCACACCGTGACTGGCGCCGGAACATGCAGCAAATTCGGCTCCTTCGACAGACAGCTCGTAGCCATCGCTAAAATCCTCAACGCCTGCGACTCACGAAGTCTTCCTTCCCGCTTGAAATGCTCCCTGAGGAACTCATGGTTGGGCAATCCAGTGTCGCGAGCAAATACTTCCTCATCCGCCGGTAATCTCCCCGTAATAGGGGGAACATCCTTGATAACCCTTTCTTTAGTAGAGACTCTTCGTCCGTCCTCGAGGCTATACGTGTTCAAATCCACCGCTGGAGCCTCCGCCTCATGCCTCGCTCTAGAAGGCTTGCTATCGATGATTCTCAAAGCCGCATTGATCTTATCCGTGTTGGACTGCGCCTCACTTTTCTTACCTGACATGTTGCGCAACAACCGTTCAAAAAACTAACCTCACGGACCGCTAAGTCTCTCTAAAGCAACCAGATCTCTCCTCTACCAGTAAGCAGCCTGTATCCGATCCTCAGCCGACTCCAATCCCCTGCTACTATCTCTAATACCTGTTCACAGTACTTGTAGTTATATAGTTTGGTTGGCCCTGATGATTCTCGCATCTAAGCATTACATACGGCagttttgaaaaattaagctcatcgcttgaaGAATAGCTAAATAAATGGTGAAATACAAGAGATTTAACGGTATTTAAGGCGATTGTGGAGGTAGTTTGGGACTTTCTGGGTTGACTGTGAGGATGAGCTGCAATGCTGACGATTGCTTTGTGGAGGCAGCCGCTGAAGAGCCAAatttgaagttcaaggacGAAAAACAGCAGGCCAGATTCGAGCTTGGCGTGTCAATGATGATTTACAAATGGGAAGCTTTGGACGTGGCTGTTGCGAACAACTGGGGTGGGCCAGCTTCGGCCGAGAAGCGGGATTGGATCACTGCGATTGTGGTGGATTTGTTCAAGGACGGAAAATACGTGGACGCAGCAATGGTCGAGGAAACGTTGCTCTACGCAATGATAGACGAGTTCGATACCAACGTGGAGGATGAATCTGCGCTGCCTATCTCGAGTAAGATAATTGAGATCTATAAGCAGTGCCGCCTGCAGGATTATTCTACGGTGGAGGAACTGTACACCGGGTGGTTGGAAAAACAGAACAATGCTGAAACATCGCAATCtaaggttgttgttgtGCAGGAGGATCCGCTTAACCCAGATGTGTCTTCTTCCGAGGAGTCTgcggaagaagaggacgaaCAAGAGCAGGCGGAGGATGCCGAGGATGCGGATGTTGAAATGGCCGACAGCCGCCCGAACCAGCCTGTGGTAGATGAGGATGGTTTCGAACTGGTTCAGAAGAAGGGGAGAAGGTGAGATAGGTAGTTGACAACGTAGTACCGTTTATATATAAACGTGTTTGGCTGGGGCATTTTTTGAAGCGCTCGCTCAAGAGCA from Torulaspora globosa chromosome 3, complete sequence includes:
- the TSR2 gene encoding Tsr2p (ancestral locus Anc_4.314) codes for the protein MSCNADDCFVEAAAEEPNLKFKDEKQQARFELGVSMMIYKWEALDVAVANNWGGPASAEKRDWITAIVVDLFKDGKYVDAAMVEETLLYAMIDEFDTNVEDESALPISSKIIEIYKQCRLQDYSTVEELYTGWLEKQNNAETSQSKVVVVQEDPLNPDVSSSEESAEEEDEQEQAEDAEDADVEMADSRPNQPVVDEDGFELVQKKGRR